A part of Halobacillus shinanisalinarum genomic DNA contains:
- a CDS encoding TRAP transporter permease: MAQQEKSRFRTLNGVSLIIWRSLLFAIPVSGILYILSVHQYLGIALFLEQYTGLFLAFILAGVFIGVPAASSCSSNRVPWYDWILAAAGFSVGFYISIYYPDIVLRFGYVTTDRFIVSLLGITLIMESLRRLFGWSLVIVVGAFMFYALVPSIFPGPLKGERVSLDQFFNYLFVDANSLLFMLNIASTIALAFILFGQVLLKFGGGSMFNDFAFAVFGRYRGGPAKASVVGSSLVGSVSGGPVSNVVLTGSMTIPLMIKNGFSRREAGAIESVASTGGIIMPPVMGIAAFIIAQNLGVPYVEVMIAAIIPALLYYLCIFVQVDLRAASKGLVGLPKEQLPSIRKVLKTGWMIVPIFAVLLYLLFVAGYTPTTSGVYTAFIALLILLLQRKYRKKLWKRIWDTLIGTGETLLEIGIILGAAGLVIGIVGITGLGFNLALLLTQIGESNLILLLATSAIVSIILGMGMPAVAAYALVATLVAPSLVELGVHPMAAHLFVFYFSTVSSFTPPIAVAAFAAASIAKESPYKIGFSAMGLGIAALIVPFLFVYSPSLLLGVGDDISVLTRVISILTAILGCFILSVSVAGFLFSSLHALKRVLVAASGLFLLFPVVEGLQYTWVLNVAGFGLFTILLLAELRFRTNDKKHHSDQSRSPEKII, from the coding sequence ATGGCTCAACAAGAGAAAAGCCGGTTTCGGACTCTAAACGGGGTATCTCTAATTATTTGGAGGTCGCTTTTATTCGCAATTCCCGTATCAGGGATCCTGTATATATTAAGTGTACATCAATATTTAGGTATCGCATTATTCCTTGAACAATATACAGGTCTATTTTTGGCTTTCATCTTAGCTGGGGTATTTATCGGGGTTCCGGCAGCTTCATCTTGCAGTTCTAACAGAGTGCCCTGGTACGATTGGATCTTGGCGGCCGCTGGATTTAGTGTCGGGTTCTATATTTCAATCTATTACCCCGACATTGTTCTAAGGTTTGGTTATGTTACAACAGATAGATTCATTGTTTCGTTACTTGGAATTACCCTTATTATGGAATCCTTGAGACGGTTGTTCGGTTGGTCTTTGGTTATAGTTGTTGGGGCATTCATGTTCTATGCGTTAGTGCCTTCTATTTTCCCAGGTCCACTTAAAGGAGAAAGAGTTTCCCTGGATCAGTTTTTTAACTACTTATTTGTAGATGCTAATAGCTTGCTGTTCATGCTTAACATCGCTTCAACCATTGCGTTGGCGTTTATTTTATTCGGACAGGTCTTGCTTAAATTTGGTGGCGGAAGTATGTTTAATGATTTTGCATTTGCGGTTTTCGGTCGATACCGTGGTGGGCCTGCAAAAGCTTCTGTTGTCGGTTCAAGCCTAGTAGGAAGTGTTTCGGGCGGTCCGGTTTCGAATGTCGTTTTAACAGGAAGCATGACGATTCCCTTGATGATTAAAAACGGATTCAGTCGAAGGGAAGCTGGTGCGATTGAATCGGTGGCCTCAACTGGAGGGATCATAATGCCGCCTGTGATGGGGATTGCCGCCTTCATTATCGCGCAAAATTTAGGAGTGCCTTACGTGGAAGTAATGATAGCTGCCATCATTCCCGCTCTTTTATATTATCTCTGCATTTTTGTCCAAGTGGATTTAAGGGCTGCTAGTAAGGGATTGGTCGGTCTTCCAAAAGAACAGTTACCCTCCATTAGGAAGGTATTAAAAACAGGATGGATGATCGTACCTATATTTGCCGTGCTGCTCTATCTTTTATTTGTTGCTGGGTATACACCTACAACGAGCGGTGTCTATACTGCATTTATAGCGCTTCTCATTTTATTGTTGCAACGTAAGTATCGAAAAAAGCTATGGAAGCGGATTTGGGATACGCTTATTGGAACGGGGGAAACGTTACTTGAAATTGGTATCATTCTTGGTGCTGCAGGATTAGTTATTGGGATTGTAGGAATTACTGGTTTAGGATTTAATTTAGCCTTGTTATTAACACAAATTGGTGAATCTAACCTCATTCTTTTGTTAGCCACGAGTGCGATCGTTTCGATTATATTAGGTATGGGGATGCCCGCGGTTGCAGCATATGCCCTTGTAGCTACATTGGTTGCACCATCGCTTGTAGAGCTGGGCGTACATCCAATGGCTGCCCACTTGTTTGTTTTCTATTTTTCTACTGTTTCTAGTTTTACACCGCCTATTGCTGTTGCCGCTTTTGCGGCTGCTTCCATTGCCAAAGAGAGTCCTTACAAGATTGGTTTTTCCGCGATGGGACTAGGTATTGCTGCATTAATTGTTCCATTTCTATTTGTTTACTCTCCGTCCCTCTTGTTAGGAGTAGGGGATGATATTAGTGTGTTGACGAGAGTAATTTCAATCTTAACGGCGATACTAGGGTGTTTTATATTGTCAGTTAGTGTGGCAGGCTTTTTATTTAGTTCTCTTCATGCATTAAAAAGAGTTTTGGTAGCGGCTTCAGGATTGTTTTTGCTTTTCCCGGTAGTAGAAGGTCTCCAGTATACATGGGTTTTAAATGTAGCTGGGTTTGGGCTGTTTACGATTCTATTATTGGCAGAATTAAGGTTTCGAACCAACGATAAGAAACATCATAGCGACCAATCCCGGAGTCCTGAAAAAATTATATAA
- the ureC gene encoding urease subunit alpha, with protein sequence MSRENYANMYGPTAGDKVRLADTDLWIEIEKDHTHYGDEGVFGGGKSLRVGMGQNGTQTRLEGVLDSVITNVMIVDYTGIVKADIGIRDGRIAGIGKAGNPDTMNGVDPNMVIGVGTEVYAGEGLIATAGAIDTHIHFISPDQVDVALASGTTTMIGGGTGPAAGSKAASATPGEWNIFKILEAFDNLPVNIGILGKGSSSTQQPLIEQIRAGAIGLKVHEDWGATPSALHQSLTAADEYDVQVALHSDTLNEAGFVEDTLKAIDGRVIHTFHTEGAGGGHSPDMLKMAAYSNVLPASTNPTKPFTTNTIDEHLDMMMVCHHLSHNVPEDVAFADSRIRPETIAAEDIMQDLGILSIMSSDSQAMGRVGEVNIRTWQTADKMKKQRGALPEDEGKDHDNFRVKRYVAKYTINPAIAQGVGHEIGSIEVGKLADIILWDPKFFGVKPEVVIKGGMGAYAQIGDSNASIPTPQPMMSRRMYAFHGQAASLTSMVFLPKIAVDNAVPKRLGLQKQTGVVKNCRNIGKSDMKLNGETPIIDVNPETYEVKVNGELVSCEPFSELPMAQRYFLF encoded by the coding sequence ATGTCCAGAGAAAATTACGCAAATATGTATGGCCCCACTGCAGGGGATAAGGTTCGCCTTGCAGATACCGATCTTTGGATAGAAATTGAAAAAGATCATACACACTACGGTGATGAAGGTGTATTTGGCGGAGGTAAGTCTCTGCGTGTCGGGATGGGACAGAATGGCACGCAAACTCGCCTTGAGGGTGTGCTGGACTCTGTAATAACAAACGTCATGATTGTTGATTACACTGGCATCGTAAAAGCTGACATTGGGATAAGGGATGGAAGAATTGCTGGAATTGGAAAAGCAGGGAATCCAGATACGATGAATGGCGTTGATCCGAATATGGTGATCGGTGTCGGAACAGAAGTTTATGCCGGCGAAGGATTAATTGCAACGGCTGGAGCAATTGATACACATATTCATTTTATTAGTCCCGACCAAGTGGATGTTGCGCTTGCTTCAGGAACAACCACCATGATTGGAGGAGGGACAGGTCCTGCTGCAGGTTCGAAAGCTGCAAGCGCTACTCCAGGTGAATGGAATATCTTCAAAATATTAGAGGCCTTTGATAATCTACCAGTTAATATTGGAATATTAGGAAAAGGTAGCAGTTCTACCCAACAGCCGTTGATCGAACAAATTAGAGCTGGGGCGATAGGGCTTAAAGTTCATGAAGACTGGGGTGCAACGCCCTCCGCACTTCATCAGAGTCTGACCGCTGCGGATGAATATGATGTCCAAGTTGCCCTCCACTCAGATACGTTGAATGAAGCGGGGTTTGTTGAGGACACGCTTAAAGCTATTGACGGCAGGGTCATTCATACTTTCCATACAGAAGGTGCTGGTGGCGGCCATTCCCCAGATATGTTGAAAATGGCAGCTTATTCGAATGTATTGCCTGCCTCCACTAACCCGACAAAACCGTTCACAACGAATACAATTGATGAACATCTAGACATGATGATGGTTTGTCATCACCTGTCACATAACGTTCCGGAAGACGTTGCCTTCGCGGATTCCAGGATTCGTCCAGAGACAATTGCCGCTGAAGATATTATGCAGGATCTTGGCATTTTAAGTATCATGTCATCAGATTCACAGGCAATGGGGCGTGTCGGTGAAGTGAATATCCGCACATGGCAGACCGCTGACAAAATGAAAAAGCAACGCGGGGCCTTGCCAGAAGATGAAGGAAAGGATCATGACAATTTCAGAGTGAAGAGATACGTGGCAAAATATACGATCAATCCGGCCATCGCTCAAGGAGTTGGGCATGAAATTGGTTCAATTGAAGTAGGAAAATTAGCGGATATTATTCTCTGGGATCCTAAGTTTTTTGGCGTTAAACCTGAGGTTGTAATCAAAGGTGGAATGGGCGCCTATGCACAGATAGGGGACTCAAATGCCTCTATCCCGACCCCACAGCCTATGATGAGCCGCCGTATGTATGCTTTCCATGGACAAGCAGCTTCGCTTACAAGCATGGTATTTTTGCCGAAAATTGCTGTTGATAATGCGGTTCCTAAACGTCTCGGTTTACAAAAACAAACCGGTGTCGTAAAAAACTGTCGGAACATTGGTAAAAGCGATATGAAATTAAACGGTGAAACTCCTATTATTGATGTAAATCCGGAGACATACGAGGTAAAAGTAAACGGTGAATTAGTAAGCTGTGAGCCTTTTAGTGAACTACCTATGGCACAACGCTATTTCTTATTTTAA
- a CDS encoding urease accessory protein UreE, whose amino-acid sequence MFIQKVVGNIDGEKTVSKRLEWVELDWEELNKRILRKTTDQGTDVAISLEQEQPLQFGDLIFEDEERQIAVRTKLEEVIVIRPKTITEMGKAAFELGNRHTPCLIDESEIIVRYDHTLGKLLDEVGVGYERSERRFKQPFKYRGHQH is encoded by the coding sequence ATGTTTATTCAGAAAGTTGTAGGTAACATTGACGGTGAAAAAACAGTATCTAAGCGACTTGAATGGGTCGAATTAGATTGGGAAGAGTTGAACAAACGTATTTTGCGGAAAACAACGGATCAAGGGACGGATGTAGCGATTTCCTTGGAGCAGGAGCAACCACTACAATTCGGTGACCTTATTTTTGAAGATGAAGAGAGACAGATTGCTGTACGCACAAAGCTTGAAGAAGTGATCGTCATCCGGCCAAAAACAATCACTGAAATGGGGAAAGCGGCTTTTGAACTAGGGAACCGTCATACACCGTGTTTGATAGATGAAAGTGAGATTATTGTCCGATATGATCATACGCTTGGAAAATTGCTAGATGAGGTTGGTGTTGGTTATGAGCGGTCAGAAAGAAGATTCAAACAACCGTTTAAATACCGGGGGCATCAGCACTGA
- the ureG gene encoding urease accessory protein UreG: MKPVLLGIGGPVGSGKTSLADRLTSELHNQYELAVVTNDIYTREDAEFLIKSGVLEEDRIVGVETGGCPHTAIREDASMNFEAIDQLKNRFNNLDIIFVESGGDNLSATFSPELVDAYIYVIDVAEGQDIPRKGGPALTRSDLLLINKIDLAPHVGVDLDQMEKDTEKMRGGRPYVFTDLKSKKGLDDVIGWIKSDLLLEGADSAGTNTSA; this comes from the coding sequence ATGAAACCAGTACTACTTGGCATTGGCGGACCTGTTGGTTCAGGAAAGACATCTCTTGCAGATCGACTAACGAGCGAACTTCATAATCAGTATGAGTTAGCAGTCGTTACAAACGACATTTATACAAGAGAAGACGCAGAATTTCTAATAAAGAGTGGTGTCTTGGAAGAGGACAGAATTGTTGGGGTCGAAACAGGCGGGTGCCCTCATACGGCAATCCGTGAGGACGCTTCAATGAATTTTGAAGCTATCGACCAGTTGAAAAATAGGTTCAACAATTTGGATATTATCTTTGTGGAAAGCGGCGGCGATAATTTGTCGGCGACATTCAGCCCTGAATTAGTCGATGCGTATATCTATGTAATTGATGTCGCAGAAGGGCAGGATATTCCCAGAAAAGGTGGCCCCGCATTAACTCGTTCGGACTTGCTCTTGATTAACAAAATTGACCTTGCTCCACATGTTGGAGTGGACTTGGATCAAATGGAGAAAGACACAGAAAAGATGCGTGGTGGGCGTCCATATGTATTTACCGACTTAAAAAGTAAAAAAGGACTTGATGATGTGATTGGTTGGATTAAAAGCGATCTATTGTTGGAGGGGGCGGATTCCGCTGGAACAAATACTTCAGCATAA
- a CDS encoding urease subunit beta, producing the protein MIPGEYKVSSGDIEINPGRQTKTIRVANTGDRPIQVGSHYHFIEANKYLSFPREETVGMQLNIPAGTAVRFEPGEEKEVELTEISGRQNVYGLNDLTGGSTDNEEEIIEKADKSGFKGVDDE; encoded by the coding sequence TTGATACCTGGTGAATATAAGGTTTCCAGTGGTGATATTGAAATTAACCCTGGACGACAAACGAAAACCATACGAGTTGCAAACACTGGAGACAGACCGATTCAAGTCGGTTCCCATTATCATTTCATCGAAGCAAATAAATATCTATCATTCCCGCGTGAAGAAACGGTCGGCATGCAGTTAAATATTCCAGCTGGCACTGCCGTACGGTTTGAACCTGGAGAGGAAAAAGAAGTCGAGTTAACCGAAATTAGTGGCCGGCAAAATGTGTATGGTCTAAACGACTTAACAGGTGGTTCAACCGACAATGAAGAGGAAATTATCGAAAAGGCTGATAAATCTGGATTTAAAGGAGTTGATGATGAGTGA
- a CDS encoding ABC transporter permease, with the protein MRTKSITLFIIGKVLRMTTLLFALSLISFWLISHSPIDPVQAYVGADMTRVSPEQREQIAAYWGLNKPMLEQFWIWLTSLLKGDLGTSLIYRSPVSSVIAERFMASVALMASAWLFSGIIGFSLGVLAAMKQRTWVDRLIKWYCLTLASTPTFWFGLLLLIVFSVWLGWFPIGLGTPAGTLSENVTLLDRIRHLILPALTLSVLGVANVALHTRQKLVGVLDSDYVYFAKAKGEKGFILFWRHGLRNVALPAISLHFASFGELFGGAVLAEQVFSYPGLGQATVQAGLQGDIPLLLGVVLFSAIFVFIGNVIADLLYNIIDPRMRKGETV; encoded by the coding sequence GTGCGAACAAAATCAATCACGCTTTTTATCATTGGAAAAGTATTAAGGATGACAACATTGCTGTTTGCGCTAAGTTTGATCTCCTTTTGGTTGATAAGTCACTCGCCAATTGACCCAGTCCAAGCGTATGTAGGTGCTGATATGACTCGGGTAAGTCCTGAACAACGAGAACAAATTGCAGCTTATTGGGGCTTGAACAAACCGATGCTGGAACAATTTTGGATCTGGCTTACTTCCTTATTGAAAGGTGATTTAGGTACCTCCCTCATATACCGCAGTCCTGTTTCTAGTGTGATTGCTGAGCGCTTTATGGCTTCAGTGGCATTGATGGCATCCGCTTGGCTATTTTCTGGAATAATTGGATTCTCGCTTGGTGTGTTAGCCGCTATGAAACAAAGAACATGGGTGGATCGATTGATTAAATGGTATTGTCTTACATTAGCTTCAACACCAACGTTTTGGTTCGGTTTATTGCTGCTAATTGTATTTTCTGTATGGCTTGGTTGGTTTCCGATTGGTTTAGGAACACCCGCTGGGACGTTATCAGAAAATGTGACTCTTCTTGACCGGATAAGGCACTTGATTTTACCTGCCCTTACTCTAAGTGTACTAGGTGTTGCTAACGTGGCACTGCATACACGACAGAAGTTAGTGGGAGTGCTGGATAGTGACTATGTTTATTTTGCAAAAGCAAAAGGCGAAAAAGGCTTTATTCTATTTTGGCGACATGGCTTAAGGAATGTTGCTCTGCCGGCCATCTCCTTACACTTTGCTTCCTTTGGTGAGTTGTTTGGCGGTGCTGTTCTTGCAGAGCAGGTATTTTCCTACCCCGGTTTAGGACAGGCCACTGTTCAAGCCGGTCTGCAAGGGGATATCCCTTTATTACTTGGAGTTGTTTTGTTCAGTGCCATCTTCGTTTTCATTGGTAATGTGATTGCAGACCTTCTTTATAACATCATCGATCCCCGTATGAGAAAAGGGGAAACGGTATGA
- a CDS encoding urease accessory protein UreD, translating into MEFQKRNNRTLLTNCFQQPPLKASRELYLSNKEKATVYIMESSGGMVAGDCNEFDVHLMKDANVCLRQQSATKVYPSLNELSCVQHFSVKLDERARLEWTPEVIIPFEHARFSGNTNIQMKQESTLLWGEIIAPGREKRNECFHYDDFRSSFQIWLEEECLAYDTLHLSPAMMPLQQMGLLENSLYIGSLWFVSPVVQEVNLKDIHEQLQESEQLKASVTSLEGKGVHIRWLGSDLWLMKKEINKLGKKFIDLQK; encoded by the coding sequence ATGGAATTTCAGAAAAGAAACAATCGAACACTTTTAACAAACTGCTTTCAGCAACCACCGTTAAAGGCAAGCCGTGAATTATATCTTTCTAATAAGGAAAAGGCTACTGTTTACATTATGGAGTCTTCGGGTGGTATGGTAGCCGGAGACTGTAATGAATTTGATGTCCACTTAATGAAAGATGCCAATGTTTGCCTTCGTCAACAATCGGCAACGAAAGTGTACCCGTCTTTAAATGAACTATCTTGCGTCCAGCATTTCTCTGTCAAGCTTGATGAGCGTGCGCGCTTAGAATGGACGCCCGAGGTGATTATTCCTTTTGAACATGCCAGATTTAGCGGAAATACGAACATTCAAATGAAACAAGAGTCCACGTTATTGTGGGGAGAGATTATAGCACCAGGCCGCGAAAAAAGAAATGAATGTTTTCACTATGATGATTTTCGTTCAAGCTTTCAAATATGGCTGGAAGAGGAGTGTCTAGCGTATGACACCCTTCACCTTTCTCCTGCGATGATGCCTTTACAGCAAATGGGATTGCTTGAAAATTCCCTTTACATTGGATCATTATGGTTCGTCTCTCCGGTTGTTCAAGAGGTCAACCTTAAAGATATACACGAACAACTGCAAGAGTCGGAACAACTTAAAGCTAGTGTTACATCCCTTGAGGGAAAGGGTGTTCACATCAGGTGGCTTGGTTCCGATTTATGGCTGATGAAGAAGGAAATCAATAAATTAGGCAAGAAGTTCATTGATTTGCAAAAGTAG
- a CDS encoding TAXI family TRAP transporter solute-binding subunit, which yields MKQISLSCKIYSVVVIVLSCLILAGCGSKEAHSGSKSDSVDHLISIGAHQPGIAYHSTASGIATVVTSHSDLKMTVKPFSGSNAWMPLLNSGEIDFGILSYPDAKWALKGINGYPEKSKNVRLLVRGNNIVISGFTVRANSGIEKVKDLKGKRVAANYSGNQIIPRVLEAHIASAGLTWDDVQMVPVTGVGAGVNALRENRVDAAFTGTPTVSTFLEADTAIDIDGLNWGGVSPENIDEFPKDVTREMQSLVPNIKPTVFNNGFLNEKTILAQYPIALIGSSKVSEETAYRLTKVLWGHYKKLHSQFTWLQTWTPEQMFDPNPSVPYHPGAIKFFKEQGLWTEEAEQKQGELLKSIK from the coding sequence ATGAAACAGATTTCCTTAAGCTGCAAGATTTATAGTGTTGTTGTTATTGTTTTGTCGTGCCTTATTTTAGCTGGATGTGGAAGTAAAGAAGCTCATTCAGGGTCCAAGTCTGATTCAGTGGATCATCTTATCAGTATTGGAGCCCATCAACCCGGCATTGCCTACCATAGTACAGCCTCGGGTATCGCTACTGTTGTGACTTCCCATTCAGATTTAAAAATGACGGTTAAACCTTTTTCTGGTTCAAATGCTTGGATGCCCTTATTAAATAGTGGAGAGATCGACTTTGGTATTCTCTCTTACCCAGATGCCAAATGGGCATTGAAAGGGATAAACGGGTACCCTGAAAAAAGCAAAAACGTTCGTTTATTGGTTAGGGGAAATAATATTGTTATTTCTGGTTTTACCGTAAGGGCTAACTCCGGAATTGAAAAGGTGAAAGATCTTAAAGGCAAGAGAGTGGCGGCGAATTATTCAGGTAATCAAATTATACCAAGAGTTCTTGAGGCGCATATTGCTTCTGCCGGATTGACATGGGATGACGTTCAAATGGTTCCAGTTACCGGGGTAGGAGCAGGGGTAAATGCACTGCGTGAAAATCGAGTGGATGCTGCTTTTACAGGGACACCTACTGTTTCTACATTTCTTGAGGCTGATACGGCCATTGATATAGACGGCTTAAACTGGGGAGGCGTATCACCAGAGAATATTGATGAGTTTCCAAAGGATGTTACTCGAGAAATGCAATCCCTCGTACCAAATATTAAACCAACTGTGTTTAACAATGGATTTCTGAATGAAAAGACAATTCTGGCTCAATACCCAATTGCTTTAATTGGTTCATCAAAGGTCTCGGAAGAAACTGCATATCGTTTAACCAAAGTACTTTGGGGTCATTATAAAAAATTGCATTCTCAGTTTACCTGGTTGCAAACTTGGACTCCTGAGCAAATGTTTGATCCAAATCCATCTGTACCTTATCATCCCGGAGCCATTAAGTTTTTTAAAGAACAAGGTCTTTGGACAGAAGAAGCTGAACAAAAGCAGGGAGAATTGTTGAAATCAATAAAGTAA
- a CDS encoding ABC transporter substrate-binding protein translates to MNYKSTIFIFIIVGLLLAACSSSSADNAETEQDKKDHLILAVGGEPEDGFDPTTGWGRYGSPLFQSTLLKRDKEFTIQNDLATGYDVSENRLVWTVKIRDDVSFSDGEPLTAEDIAFTFETAATSSSVIDLTNLEKVEMVDPYTVKFFLKQPQSTFVHSLVSTGIVPKHVYNENYNENPIGSGPYMLEQWDKGQQLIVKANPEYYGEEPYFKKLTFLFLSEDAAFAAANAGEVDIAAISPAFANQDVPGMDLKALDSVDNRGVMFPTVPEGGKTEQGLPIGNDVTADLAIRKAINIGIDRQSLVDGVLAGYGTPAYTENDGLPWWNPETVIEGGNLERAGKILKDAGWQKSEKGILKKNGLEATFKLLYPAGDQIRQSLSITLADMMEPLGIIIKAEGKSWNEIERMQHSTPVMMGFGNYNPIESFNLFSSSTQGEGWLNAGFYSNPTVDKYMEQALAASSEAEAIQYWQKAQWDGETGYSVKGDAAWAWLVNLKHLYLVKEGLDIGEQKVHPHGHGWPITDVITQWHWEK, encoded by the coding sequence TTGAATTATAAATCTACTATTTTTATTTTTATAATAGTTGGCTTGCTGCTGGCTGCATGTTCCTCTTCTAGTGCCGATAACGCTGAAACAGAACAGGATAAAAAGGATCACTTAATTTTAGCAGTTGGTGGGGAACCAGAGGATGGATTTGATCCGACGACCGGTTGGGGACGTTATGGATCACCTTTGTTTCAAAGTACGCTCTTAAAACGTGATAAGGAGTTTACGATTCAGAACGATCTTGCAACTGGTTACGATGTCAGTGAAAACAGGTTAGTCTGGACAGTCAAGATTCGAGATGATGTGAGCTTTTCGGATGGCGAACCACTAACAGCAGAAGACATTGCTTTTACTTTTGAAACAGCTGCAACTAGTAGTTCTGTCATCGATTTAACTAATTTAGAAAAAGTGGAAATGGTTGATCCGTATACGGTTAAATTTTTTCTTAAACAGCCACAGTCAACATTTGTTCATTCGCTAGTTTCTACAGGGATCGTGCCCAAACATGTTTACAATGAGAATTACAATGAAAACCCAATTGGTTCAGGCCCGTATATGCTTGAGCAATGGGACAAGGGGCAGCAGTTGATCGTGAAAGCGAATCCTGAATATTATGGGGAAGAGCCTTATTTTAAGAAGCTTACATTTTTGTTTCTATCTGAAGACGCCGCATTTGCTGCAGCGAATGCAGGGGAGGTTGACATCGCTGCAATATCACCAGCTTTTGCAAATCAAGATGTGCCTGGTATGGATTTGAAGGCACTCGACAGTGTAGACAATCGTGGTGTTATGTTTCCAACTGTGCCTGAAGGTGGAAAGACCGAACAAGGGTTACCTATCGGAAATGATGTAACAGCCGATCTTGCCATTCGTAAAGCAATCAATATAGGTATTGATCGTCAAAGTCTGGTCGATGGGGTTTTGGCAGGGTATGGTACACCGGCTTATACGGAGAATGATGGACTGCCGTGGTGGAATCCCGAAACTGTGATCGAGGGTGGCAATCTGGAGCGTGCAGGGAAGATTCTCAAAGATGCAGGTTGGCAAAAAAGTGAAAAAGGTATTCTCAAAAAGAATGGTTTAGAAGCGACGTTTAAACTTTTATATCCAGCAGGTGATCAAATTCGCCAATCATTGTCAATTACACTTGCTGACATGATGGAACCACTAGGAATTATCATAAAGGCGGAAGGGAAAAGCTGGAATGAAATCGAAAGAATGCAGCACTCTACACCCGTCATGATGGGATTCGGAAATTATAATCCGATAGAGTCATTCAATCTTTTCAGCAGTAGCACCCAAGGGGAAGGCTGGCTCAACGCTGGCTTTTATTCTAATCCAACAGTAGATAAATATATGGAACAAGCGTTAGCAGCATCTAGTGAAGCGGAAGCTATACAATATTGGCAGAAGGCACAATGGGATGGAGAAACGGGTTACAGCGTTAAAGGTGATGCGGCATGGGCCTGGCTCGTTAATTTAAAGCATCTGTATCTTGTTAAAGAAGGCTTGGACATTGGTGAACAAAAAGTGCACCCCCACGGTCATGGTTGGCCGATAACAGATGTGATCACGCAGTGGCATTGGGAAAAATAG
- the ureA gene encoding urease subunit gamma has product MKLNPVEQEKLMLYFAGELALKRKDKGLKLNYPESIALISRFILEGAREGKTVAQLMSEGKHVLTSDDVMEGIPEMIEDVQVEATFPDGTKLVTVHTPIL; this is encoded by the coding sequence GTGAAGCTAAACCCGGTTGAACAAGAAAAGTTAATGTTATATTTTGCGGGTGAACTCGCATTGAAGCGTAAGGATAAAGGTTTGAAATTGAACTATCCTGAGTCAATAGCTCTTATCAGCCGCTTTATTTTGGAAGGTGCCAGAGAAGGGAAAACGGTGGCTCAATTGATGAGTGAAGGAAAGCACGTCCTAACAAGCGATGACGTAATGGAAGGCATTCCCGAAATGATAGAAGACGTCCAAGTAGAGGCGACTTTCCCTGATGGCACAAAACTTGTAACGGTTCATACACCCATTCTATAA
- a CDS encoding urease accessory protein UreF produces the protein MSGQKEDSNNRLNTGGISTDQQLLHLFQIHDSAFPIGSYTQSFGMETYIQQNMIKTKQDLIEYCKSYLYYNLACGDGILIKESYKAAENEDFDKLAKLEQICNGMKLAKESRDGSIKMGKQFLQTVLPLSESKLVNEWKNKFDNKVIKGHYPVLYGIYTASLDVHVEQAVLTFLYASVNGLIQNAVRAVPLGQNNGVQAMYELLSPIEEASHIVENSTLDDLHNNALGIEMASMQHEYLFSRLFIS, from the coding sequence ATGAGCGGTCAGAAAGAAGATTCAAACAACCGTTTAAATACCGGGGGCATCAGCACTGATCAACAACTTCTTCACCTGTTTCAAATACATGACTCAGCGTTTCCAATCGGATCGTACACACAATCCTTTGGTATGGAGACATATATTCAGCAGAATATGATTAAGACGAAACAGGATCTCATCGAATATTGCAAATCCTACCTTTATTATAATTTGGCTTGTGGTGATGGAATCCTTATTAAGGAATCATATAAGGCAGCGGAGAATGAGGATTTTGATAAGCTAGCTAAATTAGAGCAAATTTGCAATGGAATGAAACTGGCCAAAGAATCGCGGGATGGCAGTATAAAGATGGGGAAACAGTTCCTGCAAACTGTTTTGCCGTTAAGTGAATCTAAACTAGTAAATGAATGGAAAAACAAATTTGACAATAAAGTGATCAAAGGACATTATCCCGTTCTGTATGGAATTTATACAGCCAGCCTCGATGTTCATGTTGAACAAGCCGTATTGACGTTTTTGTATGCCTCCGTTAACGGACTGATACAAAATGCGGTACGAGCCGTTCCTCTGGGGCAAAACAATGGTGTACAAGCAATGTACGAGTTACTCTCGCCAATTGAAGAAGCATCACATATTGTAGAGAACAGCACATTAGATGATTTGCACAACAATGCGTTGGGGATTGAAATGGCCTCGATGCAACACGAATATCTATTTTCGCGTCTATTTATTTCATAA